Part of the Pseudomonas sp. ADAK13 genome is shown below.
CCATATTGCTGATGCCATTCTCTCCGGGCCCCCGATTTGCGGGGCCTTGCGGTAGGACTACGCTTGTTCCATGGCAGTCCAAAACAAAAAGGTGCGGGTATGAGCGAGGTGGATTCAAATGATGTGCTGGTCAGCTTCCGTGGCGTGCAAAAGAGCTACGACGGCGAGAACCTGATCGTCAAAGACCTCAACCTGGAGATTCGCAAGGGCGAGTTCCTGACCTTGCTCGGGCCGTCCGGGTCGGGCAAGACCACCAGCCTGATGATGCTCGCCGGTTTTGAAACCCCTACCGCCGGCGAGATCCAGCTGGCCGGCCGCTCCATCAACAACGTGCCGCCCCACAAACGCGACATCGGCATGGTGTTCCAGAACTATGCGTTGTTCCCGCACATGACCGTTGCCGAGAACCTGGCGTTTCCGCTCTCGGTGCGCGGCCTGAGCAAGACCGACATCAGCGAGCGGGTCAAGCGCGTGCTGAGCATGGTGCAGCTCGATGCCTTCGCCCAGCGCTACCCGGCTCAACTCTCCGGCGGCCAGCAACAGCGTGTGGCCCTGGCCCGAGCGTTGGTATTTGAACCTCAGCTGGTGTTGATGGACGAACCCCTCGGTGCCCTCGACAAGCAGCTGCGCGAACACATGCAGATGGAGATCAAGCACCTGCACCAGCGCCTCGGCGTGACGGTGGTGTACGTGACCCACGACCAGGGCGAAGCGCTGACCATGTCCGACCGGGTGGCGGTATTTCACCAGGGCGAGATCCAGCAAATTGCCGCGCCGCGCACCCTGTACGAAGAACCGAAAAACACCTTCGTCGCCAACTTCATCGGTGAGAACAACCGCCTCAATGGCCGCCTGTACAGCCACACCGGCGACCGCTGCGTGGTCGAGCTGGCGCGCGGCGAGAAGGTCGAGGCACTGGCGGTGAACGTCGGCCAGGTCGGCGGCCCGGTGACCCTGTCGGTACGCCCGGAGCGCGTCAGCCTGAATGGCTCCAGCGAGAGCTGCGTCAACCGCTTCTCCGGGCGCGTGGCGGAATTTATCTACCTGGGCGACCACGTGCGGGTGCGCCTGGAAGTCTGCGGCAAGTCCGATTTTTTTGTGAAACAACCAATCGCCGAGCTGGACACAGCCCTGGCGGTCGGCGACGTGGTACCGATTGGCTGGCAAGTCGAGCACGTTCGCGCACTCGACCCACTTCTAGAGGCGAATTGATCGCCCCCTTGCTTCACCAACCTCGCACGTGGAGAGAACAACAATGTTGAGATCCCTGAAATATTCGGCCCTGGCGTTGAGCTTGATGGGCGCGACACAGGCCATGGCAGGCCCCGATTTGACGGTCGTGTCCTTCGGTGGCGCGAACAAGGCGGCGCAGGTCAAGGCCTTCTACGCCCCGTGGGAAAGCGCGGGCAACGGCAAGATCGTCGCCGGCGAGTACAACGGTGAAATGGCCAAGGTCAAGGCCATGGTCGACACCAAGAGCGTGTCCTGGGACCTGGTGGAAGTCGAGTCGCCGGAGCTCTCCCGTGGCTGTGACGAAGACATGTTCGAACCCCTGGACCCGAAACTGTTCGGCAACCCGGGCGACTATGTGAAGGGCGCGATCCAGCCGTGTGGCGTGGGCTTCTTTGTGTGGTCCACCGTGCTGGCCTACAACGCCGATAAACTGAAAGCACCGCCAGGCGGCTGGGCAGATTTCTGGGACACCAAGAAATTCCCGGGCAAACGCGGCCTGCGCAAGGGCGCCAAGTACACCCTTGAATTCGCCTTGATGGCTGACGGCGTGGCACCGAAGGATGTGTACAAAGTGCTGGCCGGCAAAGATGGCCAGGACCGTGCGTTCAAGAAGCTCGATGAGCTCAAGCCGTACATCCAGTGGTGGGAAGCGGGCGCCCAACCGCCGCAATACCTCGCTTCTGGCGACGTCGTGATGAGTTCTGCCTACAACGGCCGGATCGCTGCCGTGCAGAAGGAAAGCAACCTGAAAGTGGTGTGGAACGGCGGGATCTACGACTTCGACGCCTGGGCGATTCCAAAAGGCCTGGCGAAAGACCGTGCCGACGCGGCGAAAAAATTCATCGCCTTCTCGGTGCAGCCGCAGCAGCAGAAGACCTACTCGGAAAACATCGCCTACGGCCCGGCCAATACCCAGGCGGTACCGTTGCTGGCGAAGGACATCCTCAAGGACATGCCGACAACCCCGGAGAATATCGCCAACCAGGTGCAGATCGACGTGAGCTTCTGGGCGGATAACGGTGAGCAACTGGAGCAGCGCTTTAACGCGTGGGCGGCCAAGTAACCACCACACCCAGGGTGAATGGGCTTTTTGTGGCGAGGGGGCTTGTCCCCCGTTGGGCTGCGAAGCGGCCCTGAAACCAGCCACCGCGGTCAGCCTGAAAAACCGCGGTGGCTTTACTGGGGCTGCTGCGCAGCCCAACGGGGGACAAGCCCCCTCGCCACAGGTGTGGGCCCTCACAGGTCTGCATTCTTTTTTACGATCCGGAGTTCGCCATGGCCATCGCCATTCCCAGCCCCACCCTGAAACAGCGCCTGGCGCGTGCCGAGCGGCTCAACCGCTGGAAGGCCCAGGCCTTGATCGCGCCGCTGGTGGTGTTTTTGCTGCTGGTGTTCCTGGTGCCGATTGTGGCGCTGCTGTACAAAAGCGTCGGCAACCCGGAAGTGGTGGGCGGCCTGCCGCGCACGGTGGTGGCGGTGACGGCCTGGGACGGTCGTGGCCTGCCCGGCGAGCCGGTGTACCAGGCCATCAGCGAAGACCTGGGCGAAGCCCGGAAAAACTCGACCCTGGGCGACCTTTCCAAGCGCTTGAACATGGAACTGGCGGGCTATCGCAGCCTGCTGACGAAAACCGCGCGGGCGCTGCCGTTTACCGAAGCGCCTGCCTCCTATAAAGAAGCGCTGGAAAACCTCGACGAACGCTGGGGCGATCCGGCGTACTGGCAGGCGATCCGGCGCAACACCAGCAGCCTCACGCCTTATTACTTGCTGGCCGCCGTCGATCATCGCATCGACGACCTCGGCGAAATCGCCCCGGCCACGCCGGACCAGGCGATCTACCTCGACATCTTCGCCCGTACCTTCTGGATGGGCCTGGTCATCACCGTGTGCTGCCTGCTGCTGGCCTACCCGCTGGCTTACCTGCTGGCCAACCTGCCGGCGCGGCAAAGCAACCTGCTGATGATCCTGGTGCTGTTGCCGTTCTGGACGTCGGTGCTGGTGCGGGTGGCGGCCTGGATTGTGTTGCTGCAGTCCGGCGGCTTGATCAACAGTGCGCTGATGGGCATGGGCCTGATCGACAAACCGGTGGAGCTGGTGTTCAACCGGCTGGGGGTCTACATCTCCATGGTGCACATCCTGCTGCCGTTCATGATTCTGCCGATCTACAGCGTGATGAAAGGCATCTCGCCGACCTACATGCGCGCGGCGATTTCCCTGGGCTGCCACCCGTTCGCCAGCTTCTGGCGCGTGTACTTCCCGCAGACCTACGCGGGCGTCGGCGCCGGCTGCCTGTTGGTGTTCATTTTGGCGATCGGCTACTACATCACCCCGGCCTTGCTGGGCAGCCCGAACGACCAGATGGTCAGCTACTTCGTGGCCTTCTACACCAACACCAGCATCAACTGGGGCATGGCCACGGCCTTGGGCGGCTTGCTGCTGCTGGCTACCGTGGTGCTGTACCTGATCTACAACTGGCTGGTAGGCGCCAGCCGCCTGCGCCTGAGCTGAGGAGACCGTTGCGATGCTGAGCCCTTATATGTCGCCCGTGGAACGGGTCTGGTTCTACAGCTTGCGGATTCTCTGCGGCCTGATCCTGTTGTTCCTGATCCTGCCGGTGCTGGTGATCATTCCGCTGTCGTTCAACAGTGGAAGTTTCCTGGTGTACCCACTGCAAGGTTTCTCGTTGCACTGGTACCAGGACTTCTTCGGTTCGGCGGAGTGGATGCGCGCCCTGAAGAACAGCATCATCGTCGCCCCGGCGGCGACGGTGCTGGCAATGGTGTTCGGCACGCTGGCGGCGATTGGCCTGACGCGCGGGAATTTTCCCGGCAAGGCGCTGGTAATGGCCCTGGTGATTTCGCCGATGGTGGTGCCGGTGGTGATTATCGGCGTGGCCAGTTACCTGTTCTTCGCGCCGCTGGGCCTGGGCAACAGCTTCTTCTCGCTGATCGTGGTGCACGCGGTGTTGGGCGTGCCGTTTGTGATCATCACTGTGTCGGCAACCTTGCAGGGCTTCAACCATAACCTGGTGCGGGCGGCGGCCAGCCTGGGCGCGTCCCCGCTGACGGCGTTTCGCCGGGTGACCTTGCCGTTGATTGCACCGGGGGTGATCTCCGGTGCGCTGTTTGCCTTTGCCACCTCGTTCGATGAAGTGGTGGTGACGCTGTTCCTCGCCGGGCCCGAGCAGGCGACGTTGCCCCGGCAGATGTTCAGCGGTATCCGCGAAAACCTCAGCCCAACCATTGCGGCGGCGGCGACCTTGTTGATCGCCTTCTCGGTGGTGCTGTTGCTGACCCTGGAATGGCTGCGCGGGCGCAGCGAGAAACTGCGTACGGCCCAAGTCTAAAGGCCAACTCTCGGTTAAATGTGGGAGCTGGCTTGCCTGCGATGCGGGCGACTCGGTTTTTCAGTTGCACCGAATTGATGCTATCGCAGGCAAGCCAGCTCCCACAGGGAACGTGCCATTCAGCTGCTGAATGGCTGACAACCTGCAATCTGAAGCTACTCTTGTGCCAGCCCATAACTGATAAGAGGCCGCGCACATGAGTACTTCCTCATTCAAGATCGCCCACAAACTGCTCACCGGCCCAGGCGCCATCGAGCAACTGGCCGCCGAGCTGACGCGGCTGGATGTCGACAACCCGCTGATTGTCACCGACGCGGCGCTGGTCAAATCCGGTACCGTGGGGCTGGCGCTGGAGCACCTGGGCGAACGGACCTATGAAATTTTCGACCGCGTGCTGCCCGACCCGGAAATCGCCATCGTCGAAGACTGCATGCGCGTTTACCGTGAAGGCGGGCATGACGGGCTGATCGGCGTCGGCGGCGGCAGTGCCATCGACATCGCCAAGAGCGTCGCGGCCTACGCCGGTTACCACGGTGCCCTGGCCGACCTGTTCGGCGTGGACCAGGTGCCACGCAAAGGTCCGCCGCTGATCGCGATTCCCACCACCGCCGGCACTGGTTCGGAGGTGACCAATGTGGCGATTCTGTCGGACAAGGTCGCGCAGCTGAAAAAAGGCATCGTCAGCGATTACCTGCTGCCGGACGTGGCCCTGATCAGCCCGCAAATGACCCTGACCTGCCCCCGCAGTGTCACGGCTGCCAGTGGTGTGGACGCGCTGGTGCATGCCGTTGAGTCCTACCTGTCGCTGAATGCTTCGCCGATTACCGACGCACTGGCCATCGGCGCGATCAAGCTGATCGCCAAGGCGCTGCCCAAGGCCTACGCCAACCCCGCCAACCTGCAGGCCCGTGACGACATGGCCACCGCCAGCCTGATGGCCGGCATGGCGTTCGGCAATGCTGGCGTGGGCGCGGTGCATGCGTTGGCGTATCCGCTGGGCGGGCGTTTCAATATCGCCCACGGCGTGAGCAATGCCTTGCTGCTGCCCTACGTGATGCACTGGAACAAGCTGGCGTGCGTGGAGCGCATGCAGGAGATTGCCCAGGCCATGGGCGTGAATGTAACGGGTCTGAGTGCGGTGGATGCCGCCGACCAGGCCGTCGATGCGATGACGCGACTGTGTGCCGCAGTCGAGATCCCGTCAGGCCTGCGCAGCTTCGGTGTGCCCGAGGAGGCGATCCCGGCCATGGCGGTAGAAGCGGCGGGGATCGAGCGGTTGATGCGCAACAATCCGCGCAAGCTGAGCGCGGCGGATATCGAGAAAATCTACCGGGCAGCGTTCTAACCATTGAGCGAGGTCACGGTGCGCGCGGCAAAGCATGAGGTATACAATGCGCGCCATCGTGATTTAGCTCAAAAAAGGTGCGTCATGCAGCCCTTCGTCATTGCTCCATCGATTCTCTCCGCCGACTTCGCCCGCCTGGGCGAGGAAGTGGACAACGTGTTGGCCGCCGGTGCCGACTTCGTTCACTTCGATGTCATGGACAACCACTATGTGCCGAACCTGACCATTGGTCCGATGGTCTGCGCCGCCCTGCGTAAATACGGCGTGACTGCGCCTATCGACGCCCATTTGATGGTGAGCCCGGTGGACCGCATCGTCGGCGACTTCATCGAAGCCGGCGCGACCTACATCACCTTCCACCCGGAAGCCACGCTGCACGTGGACCGCACCCTGCAGTTGATCCGCGAGGGCGGTTGCAAGGCCGGCCTGGTGTTCAACCCGGCCACCCCGCTGAACGTGCTTGAGTACGTGATGGATAAGGTCGACATGGTGCTGTTGATGAGCGTCAACCCGGGCTTTGGCGGGCAGAAGTTCATCCCCGGTACTCTCAACAAGCTGCGCGAAGCGCGGGCGCTGATCGATGCGTCGGGCCGGGATATCCGCCTGGAGATCGACGGGGGCGTCAACGTCAACAACATCCGCGAAATCGCCGCCGCTGGCGCCGACACCTTTGTGGCCGGCTCGGCGATCTTCAATGCCCCGGACTATCAGGAAGTGATCGCCAAGATGCGTGCAGAACTGGCGCTGGCGCGTCCATGAGCGGCTTTGAGCAGCTATTCCCCGGCAAACTGCCACGGCTGGTGATGTTCGATCTGGACGGTACGTTGATCGATTCCGTGCCGGATCTGGCGGCTGCGGTGGACGCCATGCTGCTCAAGCTCGGTCGCAAGCCGGCGGGTGTCGAGTCGGTGCGCGAGTGGGTTGGCAACGGCGTGCAGATGCTGGTACGCCGGGCCCTGGCCAACAACATCGACGCCGAGGGTGTCGATGAGGTGGAGGCCGAGCATGCCCTTGAGCTGTTCAACGTGGCGTATGAAAACGGCCACGAGCTGACCGTGGTCTATCCCGGTGTGCGCGACACCCTGAAGTGGCTGCACAAACAGGGTGTGGAAATGGCCCTGATCACCAACAAGCCGGAGCGCTTTGTCGCGCCGCTGCTGGATCAGATGAAGATCGGCCGGTATTTCCGCTGGATTATCGGTGGCGATACCTTGCCGCAGAAGAAGCCGGACCCGGCGGCGCTGTTCTTCGTGATGAAAATGGCCAATATCCCGGCCTCCCAATCGCTGTTTGTCGGCGATTCGCGCAGCGATGTGCTGGCGGCGAAGGCGGCGGGGGTCAAGTGCGTGGCCTTGAGTTA
Proteins encoded:
- a CDS encoding ABC transporter permease; translated protein: MLSPYMSPVERVWFYSLRILCGLILLFLILPVLVIIPLSFNSGSFLVYPLQGFSLHWYQDFFGSAEWMRALKNSIIVAPAATVLAMVFGTLAAIGLTRGNFPGKALVMALVISPMVVPVVIIGVASYLFFAPLGLGNSFFSLIVVHAVLGVPFVIITVSATLQGFNHNLVRAAASLGASPLTAFRRVTLPLIAPGVISGALFAFATSFDEVVVTLFLAGPEQATLPRQMFSGIRENLSPTIAAAATLLIAFSVVLLLTLEWLRGRSEKLRTAQV
- a CDS encoding ABC transporter substrate-binding protein — its product is MLRSLKYSALALSLMGATQAMAGPDLTVVSFGGANKAAQVKAFYAPWESAGNGKIVAGEYNGEMAKVKAMVDTKSVSWDLVEVESPELSRGCDEDMFEPLDPKLFGNPGDYVKGAIQPCGVGFFVWSTVLAYNADKLKAPPGGWADFWDTKKFPGKRGLRKGAKYTLEFALMADGVAPKDVYKVLAGKDGQDRAFKKLDELKPYIQWWEAGAQPPQYLASGDVVMSSAYNGRIAAVQKESNLKVVWNGGIYDFDAWAIPKGLAKDRADAAKKFIAFSVQPQQQKTYSENIAYGPANTQAVPLLAKDILKDMPTTPENIANQVQIDVSFWADNGEQLEQRFNAWAAK
- a CDS encoding iron-containing alcohol dehydrogenase; this encodes MSTSSFKIAHKLLTGPGAIEQLAAELTRLDVDNPLIVTDAALVKSGTVGLALEHLGERTYEIFDRVLPDPEIAIVEDCMRVYREGGHDGLIGVGGGSAIDIAKSVAAYAGYHGALADLFGVDQVPRKGPPLIAIPTTAGTGSEVTNVAILSDKVAQLKKGIVSDYLLPDVALISPQMTLTCPRSVTAASGVDALVHAVESYLSLNASPITDALAIGAIKLIAKALPKAYANPANLQARDDMATASLMAGMAFGNAGVGAVHALAYPLGGRFNIAHGVSNALLLPYVMHWNKLACVERMQEIAQAMGVNVTGLSAVDAADQAVDAMTRLCAAVEIPSGLRSFGVPEEAIPAMAVEAAGIERLMRNNPRKLSAADIEKIYRAAF
- the rpe gene encoding ribulose-phosphate 3-epimerase; its protein translation is MQPFVIAPSILSADFARLGEEVDNVLAAGADFVHFDVMDNHYVPNLTIGPMVCAALRKYGVTAPIDAHLMVSPVDRIVGDFIEAGATYITFHPEATLHVDRTLQLIREGGCKAGLVFNPATPLNVLEYVMDKVDMVLLMSVNPGFGGQKFIPGTLNKLREARALIDASGRDIRLEIDGGVNVNNIREIAAAGADTFVAGSAIFNAPDYQEVIAKMRAELALARP
- a CDS encoding phosphoglycolate phosphatase, whose product is MSGFEQLFPGKLPRLVMFDLDGTLIDSVPDLAAAVDAMLLKLGRKPAGVESVREWVGNGVQMLVRRALANNIDAEGVDEVEAEHALELFNVAYENGHELTVVYPGVRDTLKWLHKQGVEMALITNKPERFVAPLLDQMKIGRYFRWIIGGDTLPQKKPDPAALFFVMKMANIPASQSLFVGDSRSDVLAAKAAGVKCVALSYGYNHGRPIAEESPALVIDDLRLLIPGCLGAGAEITLPDAVPSPSGNPIVVVTRKLWMKVIKALARWRWRA
- a CDS encoding ABC transporter ATP-binding protein, coding for MSEVDSNDVLVSFRGVQKSYDGENLIVKDLNLEIRKGEFLTLLGPSGSGKTTSLMMLAGFETPTAGEIQLAGRSINNVPPHKRDIGMVFQNYALFPHMTVAENLAFPLSVRGLSKTDISERVKRVLSMVQLDAFAQRYPAQLSGGQQQRVALARALVFEPQLVLMDEPLGALDKQLREHMQMEIKHLHQRLGVTVVYVTHDQGEALTMSDRVAVFHQGEIQQIAAPRTLYEEPKNTFVANFIGENNRLNGRLYSHTGDRCVVELARGEKVEALAVNVGQVGGPVTLSVRPERVSLNGSSESCVNRFSGRVAEFIYLGDHVRVRLEVCGKSDFFVKQPIAELDTALAVGDVVPIGWQVEHVRALDPLLEAN
- a CDS encoding ABC transporter permease; the encoded protein is MAIAIPSPTLKQRLARAERLNRWKAQALIAPLVVFLLLVFLVPIVALLYKSVGNPEVVGGLPRTVVAVTAWDGRGLPGEPVYQAISEDLGEARKNSTLGDLSKRLNMELAGYRSLLTKTARALPFTEAPASYKEALENLDERWGDPAYWQAIRRNTSSLTPYYLLAAVDHRIDDLGEIAPATPDQAIYLDIFARTFWMGLVITVCCLLLAYPLAYLLANLPARQSNLLMILVLLPFWTSVLVRVAAWIVLLQSGGLINSALMGMGLIDKPVELVFNRLGVYISMVHILLPFMILPIYSVMKGISPTYMRAAISLGCHPFASFWRVYFPQTYAGVGAGCLLVFILAIGYYITPALLGSPNDQMVSYFVAFYTNTSINWGMATALGGLLLLATVVLYLIYNWLVGASRLRLS